A window from Malania oleifera isolate guangnan ecotype guangnan chromosome 7, ASM2987363v1, whole genome shotgun sequence encodes these proteins:
- the LOC131159831 gene encoding L-type lectin-domain containing receptor kinase IV.2-like, with protein sequence MFLKVGLIVVSLLLILAQGEDLRFTYNGFQSANLSLDGIAELTPSGLLKLTNGSKQEKGHAFYPFPVPFKNSSNASAAFSFSTTFVFGIVSEFLTLSGHGIAFVIAPTKGLPGALPSQYLGLFNESDNGNSSNHVIAVEFDTIQSSEFGDINDNHVGVDVNGMKSLEAKSAGYYTNKSEFLNMSLISGQPMQVWVEYDGVEKQINVTIAPIEIVKPDFPLLSLSLDLSQIVLENMYVGFSSSTGSVVTSHYVLGWSFRMNGEAQELNLSQLPKLPKIKGHHNYRNLIIGLLSSILIMFAAISGVVFVLKRNRKFAEELEDWELDYGPHRFKYKDLYVATKGFRDKELLGSGGFGRVYRGVLPTSKIEIAVKRVSHESRQGMREFIAEIVSIGRLRHRNLVTLLGYCRRKGELLLVYDYMPNGSLDKYIHGQPRVTLTWGQRLGVIKGVAKGLFYLHEEWEQIVIHRDIKASNVLVDGEWNGRLGDFGLSRLYDHGTDPVTTHVVGTLGYLAPEHSRTGKATTSTDVFAFGAFLLEVACGKRPIELQAAPMDDIILVDWVFSCWSRGELLVVCDPKLGGDYVREEMELVLKLGLMCSHSEPSARPSMRQVVQYLDRDIPLPTLSMLALSSAGLTYQLREGFDDFAMSCPSSMDKAFSQSSSVTESLLSGGR encoded by the coding sequence ATGTTCCTCAAGGTTGGTTTGATTGTGGTTTCTCTTCTCCTAATCTTAGCACAAGGTGAAGATCTCAGATTCACCTACAATGGATTCCAATCTGCCAACCTTTCACTTGATGGCATAGCAGAGTTAACACCCAGTGGACTCCTGAAGCTCACCAATGGCAGCAAACAAGAAAAAGGCCATGCCTTCTACCCCTTTCCCGTCCCCTTCAAGAATTCATCAAATGCTTCGGCTGCTTTCTCATTTTCCACCACTTTTGTGTTTGGTATTGTCTCGGAATTCCTAACTCTAAGTGGCCATGGGATTGCTTTTGTCATAGCTCCAACCAAAGGCCTCCCAGGTGCTCTCCCAAGCCAATACCTTGGCCTCTTCAATGAGTCTGACAATGGAAACTCCTCCAACCACGTCATTGCTGTCGAGTTTGATACGATACAAAGCAGTGAGTTTGGAGATATCAACGACAACCATGTCGGGGTTGATGTTAATGGTATGAAGTCTCTAGAAGCCAAGTCTGCAGGTTATTATACAAATAAGAGCGAGTTCTTAAACATGAGTCTCATTAGTGGTCAGCCAATGCAAGTTTGGGTGGAATATGATGGTGTGGAGAAGCAAATTAATGTCACAATTGCCCCAATTGAAATCGTTAAGCCTGATTTTCCTCTTCTGTCTCTGTCCCTCGATCTCTCGCAGATCGTTTTGGAGAATATGTATGTTGGTTTCTCGTCATCCACTGGTTCGGTTGTAACATCTCATTATGTTTTGGGATGGAGCTTTAGGATGAATGGTGAGGCTCAAGAGCTCAATCTCTCTCAACTACCCAAGCTACCAAAAATAAAAGGACATCATAATTATAGAAATTTGATCATTGGGTTGCTTAGTTCCATTCTTATAATGTTTGCAGCAATCTCAGGGGTAGTTTTTGTGCTTAAGAGGAATAGGAAGTTTGCAGAAGAGCTTGAAGATTGGGAATTAGACTATGGGCCTCACAGGTTCAAGTACAAAGATTTGTATGTTGCCACCAAAGGATTTAGGGACAAGGAGCTGCTGGGGAGTGGGGGATTTGGCAGGGTTTATAGAGGCGTATTACCCACATCTAAGATCGAGATTGCAGTGAAGAGAGTTTCCCATGAGTCGAGACAAGGGATGCGAGAATTCATCGCAGAAATTGTCAGCATCGGTCGACTCCGTCACCGGAACTTGGTAACACTTCTAGGCTATTGTCGGCGGAAAGGGGAGCTACTTTTGGTCTATGACTACATGCCTAATGGAAGCCTAGACAAGTACATCCATGGCCAACCAAGGGTCACCCTTACTTGGGGCCAAAGGCTTGGAGTCATCAAAGGCGTAGCAAAGGGGTTGTTCTACCTACATGAGGAGTGGGAACAAATTGTGATTCATCGAGATATCAAGGCAAGTAATGTTTTGGTAGACGGCGAATGGAATGGAAGACTAGGAGATTTTGGTCTTTCAAGGCTGTATGATCATGGAACTGATCCAGTAACAACCCATGTGGTAGGAACCTTAGGATACCTCGCCCCGGAGCACTCGAGAACGGGCAAGGCCACGACGAGTACCGATGTGTTCGCTTTCGGGGCATTCCTGCTTGAAGTTGCATGTGGAAAAAGACCAATAGAGCTGCAAGCAGCGCCAATGGACGATATAATCTTGGTTGATTGGGTATTTTCTTGTTGGAGTAGAGGCGAACTTCTTGTGGTATGCGATCCGAAGTTGGGAGGGGACTATGTGAGAGAGGAAATGGAGTTGGTGTTGAAGCTTGGGTTGATGTGCTCTCATTCGGAGCCTTCAGCTCGGCCAAGCATGCGCCAAGTTGTGCAGTACTTGGACAGGGACATTCCCTTGCCGACGTTGTCAATGCTCGCACTCTCTTCCGCTGGCTTAACATATCAGCTTCGTGAAGGTTTTGATGATTTTGCAATGTCGTGTCCATCTTCCATGGACAAGGCATTCTCCCAGTCATCCTCGGTCACAGAATCCCTCCTCTCCGGTGGCCGCTGA